From one Drosophila subpulchrella strain 33 F10 #4 breed RU33 chromosome 3L, RU_Dsub_v1.1 Primary Assembly, whole genome shotgun sequence genomic stretch:
- the LOC119552563 gene encoding SAGA-associated factor 11 homolog: protein MSAANMPTTPGAQGSGNQVPTTSTAIVSNFRELIKEPKNLDEAANYLYQTLLDDAVAGIFIETHHLRKSGNLAALDGVPEDSTYRICEMPNLDIFGISTAKKPMDCTCPNCDRLVAAARFAPHLEKCMGMGRISSRIASRRLATKEGASSAHLHSAGNAGGTDDEDDVDWSSDKRRKKPNQNSRNNGSKKNNGKTF, encoded by the coding sequence ATGTCTGCAGCCAACATGCCAACGACGCCAGGAGCTCAGGGATCGGGAAATCAAGTGCCCACAACCAGCACAGCCATCGTGAGCAACTTCCGGGAGCTGATCAAGGAGCCCAAGAATCTCGACGAGGCGGCCAACTATCTGTACCAGACGCTGCTCGATGACGCCGTGGCCGGGATCTTCATCGAGACACATCACCTGCGAAAGTCCGGCAATCTGGCCGCCCTGGACGGAGTGCCAGAGGACTCGACGTACCGCATCTGCGAGATGCCCAACCTGGACATATTCGGCATCTCCACGGCCAAGAAGCCGATGGACTGCACCTGTCCCAACTGTGATCGCCTGGTGGCCGCCGCACGCTTTGCCCCGCACCTGGAAAAGTGCATGGGCATGGGCCGCATATCGTCGAGGATTGCCTCCCGTCGCCTGGCCACCAAAGAGGGCGCCTCATCCGCCCACCTGCACTCCGCCGGAAATGCCGGGGGCACCGACGACGAGGACGACGTAGACTGGTCGTCCGATAAGCGCCGGAAGAAACCCAACCAGAACTCAAGGAATAATGGTTCTAAGAAGAACAATGGCAAAACCTTTTAG
- the LOC119553472 gene encoding caprin homolog, with the protein MPSAANTATATAATANNNNNSSSNNAAAASKEKRSSITSLGGSGIAGGADATNGQNTTITTTNNNNNAAAAAPAGTEGSQTDLASSSTNTASNGNAAKLKATPEPYNPLKQLLVTIEHKIRNLEKRKTKLESYRAIQSTGKELSGDQASAVAKYDAVLANLEFARELAKHIQQQSKEAEKEQKKQARKDNLAKTIAETAKIKEVLIIQNVLSCFNDEQVRNDFLTGENGATKLDSSELDVLEKFCMETQTRRPETADDVSFITTAQKSAELFSSTINARPKSFGDMTFEKLRTLFQQIQDSGYLDKYYLVPLADNAVANSTDSGTGSGDGEGGDLLNDGSGELDTELPSEPSARTSLEEGLDKLHLGVQTDLEQHPQHQQQQERPGHLILEQQHQRAPSLEHQQQQNLVVQQQQQQQPPPQVYQAAPPAGGTTTPVHVLYAPAPPPQQQQPPHPHQLLSSPVNLQALQSGAAAPPPQQLQPHPTHVALNVRAVEQNYFKQPPPHAQAPGLQAPPTPQQQQFMQQLRPLAEVLGTGSFHFLQDSELDNPEALAPPPPTNQGLVFEQQPQQPNHVEEPPQAIQTLTFTNQSFPSQQPKPQQQAPPPQQQQLFSPVLIHEQRQQQPQQQPQPMLIMPRLPTQQPQQPAPQGIGMQPGDVTSVFPYENAVVTYEQQIQQQLKQQQHQQQQQQQHQQQQQLEESSSVNTSSSVGAGGDVENNEWHARNNDTNAAATAALTNVLKGEATPPAPPTKWSSEMNAMSSAASNGSSNTSHKQEWATPRDHSAGGGNGGYADNEGNNHWNNSQGEGRRNSGNYQRRGGDRDNRDRDQGGRGDERRNGGDRGNYRSRQYGNSSNPNGRNSGNSGVYFRNNESGNGGGNSYYQNGGGGGGTYNKESRYESSGGGGGSYRGQRGGNQQRNVNGSYGGGRPMGDRGRGGAGNQGGGGGYINRQNQSQRMPLGLENKN; encoded by the exons ATGCCTTCGGCTGCAAATACCGCTACTGCTACCGCTGCAActgccaacaacaacaacaacagcagcagcaacaacgcCGCCGCCGCCAGCAAGGAGAAGCGCTCCTCAATCACTTCGCTGGGCGGATCGGGAATCGCCGGAGGAGCCGATGCGACCAATGGCCAAAACACCACcatcaccaccaccaacaacaacaacaatgcagcAGCGGCGGCGCCGGCTGGCACGGAAGGCAGCCAAACGGATttggccagcagcagcacgAACACGGCGAGCAATGGGAACGCGGCCAAATTGAAGGCGACTCCAGAGCCGTACAATCCGCTCAAGCAGCTGCTGGTGACCATCGAGCACAAGATCCGGAATCTGGAGAAGCGCAAG ACCAAACTGGAGTCCTATCGCGCCATACAGAGCACCGGCAAGGAGCTGAGCGGCGACCAGGCTTCGGCTGTGGCCAAATACGATGCGGTCCTGGCCAATCTGGAGTTTGCCCGCGAGCTGGCCAAGCATATTCAGCAGCAGTCCAAGGAAGCCGAAAAGGAgcagaagaagcaggcgcgcAAG GACAACCTGGCGAAGACAATTGCTGAGACGGCCAAGATCAAGGAGGTTCTGATCATCCAGAATGTGCTCAGCTGCTTCAACGACGAACAAGTGCGCAACGATTTTCTGACCGGCGAAAACGGAGCGACCAAATTGGACAGCAGCGAGCTGGATGTGCTGGAGAAATT CTGCATGGAGACTCAAACTCGTCGCCCGGAAACCGCTGACGATGTTAGCTTTATTACCACTGCCCAAAAGTCTGCTGAACTGTTTTCTTCGACCATCAATGCGCGTCCCAAGTCCTTCGGCGATATGACCTTCGAGAAGTTGCGCACTCTCTTCCAGCAGATCCAGGACTCTGGGTACTTGGACAAGTACTATCTGGTGCCCCTGGCCGATAACGCGGTGGCCAACAGCACGGATAGTGGCACTGGAAGCGGCGATGGAGAGGGCGGTGACTTGTTGAACGATGGCTCGGGCGAGCTCGACACGGAACTGCCATCGGAGCCATCGGCACGCACCTCGTTGGAAGAGGGATTGGACAAGTTGCATCTGGGAGTGCAAACCGATCTGGAGCAGCATCCAcagcaccagcaacagcaggaGCGTCCGGGACATCTTATACTggagcagcagcaccagcgtGCTCCTTCTCTggagcatcagcagcagcagaactTGGTGgtgcagcaacaacaacagcagcagccaccacctcAGGTTTACCAGGCAGCTCCTCCGGCCGGAGGAACCACTACTCCAGTTCACGTTCTGTACGCCCCTGCGCCGCctccccagcagcagcagccgccacATCCTCACCAGCTGTTGAGCAGCCCCGTGAATCTCCAGGCCTTGCAGTCGGGAGCCGCAGCTCCGCCGCCACAGCAACTGCAACCGCATCCAACTCACGTTGCTCTCAATGTGCGCGCCGTGGAACAGAACTACTTCAAGCAGCCACCGCCGCATGCGCAGGCTCCTGGACTGCAGGCACCACCAAcgccccagcagcagcagtttaTGCAGCAGTTGCGTCCCTTGGCGGAGGTTCTAGGCACAGGAAGCTTCCACTTTCTGCAGGACAGTGAACTGGACAATCCTGAGGCTTTAGCCCCACCACCGCCGACCAATCAGGGATTGGTTTTCgagcagcagccgcagcagcccAACCATGTCGAAGAACCACCGCAGGCCATACAAACGCTGACCTTCACCAACCAGTCGTTCCCATCGCAGCAGCCTAAGCCCCAGCAGCAGGCTCCTCctccgcagcagcagcagctgttCTCCCCTGTCCTGATTCACGAACAACGTCAGCAGCAACctcagcagcagccgcagccCATGTTGATTATGCCGCGTCTGCCAACACAGCAGCCTCAGCAGCCGGCTCCTCAGGGAATTGGAATGCAGCCGGGCGATGTAACCTCAGTTTTTCCGTACGAAAATGCTGTGGTAACCTATGAGCAACAGATCCAGCAGCAGCtgaagcaacagcaacatcagcagcagcaacaacagcaacatcagcagcagcagcagctggaaGAGTCTTCATCTGTAAACACCTCTTCGAGTGTGGGCGCTGGTGGAGATGTGGAGAACAATGAATGGCATGCTCGTAATAACGATACAAATGCCGCAGCCACAGCTGCGCTTACGAATGTGCTCAAAGGCGAGGCCACACCACCGGCCCCGCCCACCAAGTGGAGCTCGGAGATGAATGCCATGAGCAGTGCTGCCTCGaatggcagcagcaacaccagccaCAAGCAGGAATGGGCCACGCCCAGGGACCACAGCGCTGGCGGTGGCAATGGCGGTTATGCGGACAACGAGGGCAACAACCACTGGAACAACTCGCAGGGCGAGGGACGTCGCAACTCGGGCAACTACCAGCGACGCGGGGGAGATCGGGACAACCGGGATCGCGATCAGGGAGGGCGTGGCGATGAGCGGCGCAATGGCGGCGACAGAGGCAACTACCGCTCGCGTCAGTACGGCAACTCATCGAACCCGAACGGACGCAACTCGGGCAACAGCGGCGTGTACTTCCGCAACAATGAGTCGGGCAACGGTGGGGGCAACAGCTACTACCAGAATGGCGGAGGTGGCGGTGGCACGTACAACAAGGAGTCGCGCTACGAGTCCTCTGGCGGCGGCGGTGGAAGCTATCGTGGTCAGCGCGGTGGCAACCAGCAGAGGAATGTCAATGGTTCGTACGGAGGCGGCAGGCCCATGGGCGATCGCGGGCGTGGCGGAGCGGGCAACCAGGGAGGTGGTGGTGGCTACATAAACCGCCAGAACCAGTCGCAACGCATGCCTCTCGGACTGGAGAATAAAAACTGA
- the LOC119554071 gene encoding uncharacterized protein LOC119554071 has product MESLAKYRYSLVAGSFAAGGSFFGKLPSHLSAQKLLNTSESISGSSYLEIALLRVLPLVLMIICNVSNLRCFLKALQMTDQTLTCVVLTAASNYVLSFILGALVYQEPLTALSGIGITLILAGLWFLCDGGAVETLKMEADKEK; this is encoded by the exons atggaGTCGCTCGCCAAATATCGTTATAGCCTGGTGGCTGGGTCTTTTGCCGCTGGGGGAAGCTTTTTTGGAAAACTCCCCAGCCACCTCAGCGCACAGAAGTTACTGAATACTTCAGAAAGTATTTCAGGCTCTTCGTATTTGG AAATTGCTTTACTGCGTGTCCTTCCATTGGTCCTTATGATAATCTGCAATGTTAGCAACTTGCGTTGCTTTTTGAAAGCTCTACAAATGACTGATCAAACGTTAACTTGCGTTGTTTTAACTGCGGCCTCCAATTATGTCTTATCG TTTATTTTAGGAGCACTGGTCTATCAGGAACCGCTTACAGCCCTATCTGGCATTGGTATAACACTAATTCTGGCCGGTCTTTGGTTCCTTTGTGATGGAGGAGCGGTTGAAACCTTGAAAATGGAAGCCGATAAGGAGAAATAG
- the LOC119552560 gene encoding gram-negative bacteria-binding protein 1, with protein sequence MPGLCLGIVLLIGFGYTSCYKIPTPTVELLENGFSVSIPDEEGVKVVAFNVNRNRNFTSFINEGQYNVRLVEPENGRWTSNFSSVPLRAQDILYLWTSVQHQRAVYQDLAQPLAVCNLGGNYRPRGCSPNDDDFADDNQLSTEGSAPESLAPSVCEPSESQVSPQIGIPICKGQLLFEETFDQLNETLWNHDVRLPLDSKDAEFVLYDGKARVQDGHLVIEPLLWSSYRPDLSIANSRLDLSERCTGTHNRLKECVLHSLGSGPSGIMPPIVAPRINTKETFAFQYGRIEIRAKLPKGDWIVPLLLLEPLTEWYGQSGYESGQLRVALARGNSVLRMPRGKLVDGRSLYGGPVLSTDAHQREDLWLSKRKISHFGDDFHVYSLDWSSSRLLFSVDGQVYGEMLNGFTELDENPRWKQGGPMAPFDRMFYISLGLSVGGFGDFVDNLRTATYEKPWTNYHPQAKLQFYQAQDQWLPTWKQPSLKIDYIRVFAN encoded by the exons ATGCCAGGATTGTGCTTAGGAATAGTCCTTCTGATTGGTTTTGGATACACCAGTTGCTACAAGATCCCCACGCCCACGGTGGAGCTTCTAGAGAATGGATTTAGCGTTTCTATTCCAG atgaagaaggcGTCAAAGTGGTGGCTTTCAATGTGAATCGCAATCGGAATTTCACTTCCTTTATTAACGAGGGGCAATATAATGTGAGACTTGTGGAACCCGAGAACGGCAGGTGGACGAGTAACTTCAGCTCGGTGCCCTTGAGAGCCCAGGATATTCTATATCTTTGGACGAGTGTGCAGCATCAAAGGGCTGTGTACCAGGATCTAGCGCAGCCCTTGGCAGTATGTAATCTAGGTGGAAATTATCGACCCAGAGGTTGTTCTCCCAATGATGATGATTTTGCGGATGACAATCAACTGAGTACTGAAGGGAGTGCTCCGGAATCTTTAGCTCCCTCCGTTTGTGAACCTTCTGAGTCTCAGGTTTCGCCACAAATAGGTATTCCCATCTGTAAGGGACAACTTCTGTTCGAGGAGACATTCGATCAGCTGAATGAAACCCTGTGGAACCACGATGTGCGTTTGCCCTTGGACTCGAAGGATGCGGAATTCGTCCTGTATGATGGGAAAGCTAGAGTTCAGGATGGGCACCTTGTGATCGAGCCGCTTCTTTGGTCCAGCTATCGCCCAGATCTGTCCATAGCCAATTCCAGACTCGATCTCTCGGAGCGCTGTACGGGAACCCACAACCGACTTAAGGAATGTGTGCTGCATTCGCTGGGTAGTGGACCCAGTGGAATTATGCCGCCAATCGTAGCTCCTCGTATTAACACCAAGGAAACCTTTGCCTTCCAGTACGGAAGGATTGAGATACGTGCTAAGTTACCAAAAGGAGATTGGATA GTACCCCTTCTGCTACTTGAACCTCTGACTGAGTGGTACGGACAATCGGGCTACGAATCTGGGCAGCTGCGAGTGGCATTGGCCAGAGGTAACTCCGTGCTAAGGATGCCGCGAGGAAAGCTCGTGGATGGTAGATCGTTATATGGGGGCCCCGTACTCTCCACGGATGCCCATCAGAGGGAGGACTTGTGGCTAAGCAAGCGAAAGATTTCCCACTTTGGTGATGACTTCCACGTCTACAGCTTGGACTGGAGCAGCAGTCGACTGTTGTTCTCGGTTGATGGACAAGTTTATGGGGAGATGCTCAATGGCTTTACGGAATTGGACGAGAATCCCAGGTGGAAGCAGGGCGGTCCCATGGCTCCATTCGACAGGATG TTCTACATATCTTTGGGTCTTTCTGTTGGCGGTTTTGGTGACTTTGTGGACAATCTGCGCACCGCCACCTATGAGAAGCCTTGGACCAATTACCATCCCCAGGCGAAGCTGCAGTTCTACCAGGCCCAAGATCAGTGGCTTCCTACATGGAAACAGCCGTCTTTGAAGATCGATTATATTCGTGTCTTTGCCAACTGA
- the LOC119552561 gene encoding gram-negative bacteria-binding protein 2, which produces MGCTALPCVLLLLSSHQILGFKVPSIDFEMLDELGFEVSIPDEPGIQRVFYMLQIDDTCPALMDYITEAVNGTWVTKQKTSLQNNDKLQISLLVQYNEEIFEKSETIVIINKRVLTTRDAQSRAITFASGEGECQALIQTKQQAKRCKPAQTIVSHGRRTCQGELIFEDNFSEAQLNRSTWKHDIRQRMYHVEEELVAFDDAARNSFVKEGELHIVPIVASEVSDGSFKLGDRCTAIESPDQECNIAQGSFYSIKPPVFSAQIHTRNSFSFKFGKIVVRAKLPKGDWLFPYLMLQPVSTYAETHYAKQLRIAYARGNANLRTKQGDDISGNHLYGGSVVWHHGNPVQFLKDRLSTTHYGDDFHNYTMIWQRDKITLMVDEEVYGELYDGLPFFNEKCFIIFGVTVGGFLNFDDSVLAKDVKPYKNREPRAALSFWQHRDAWAPTWGRQSAMIIDYVRVYAE; this is translated from the exons ATGGGGTGCACAGCTCTACCATGTGTGTTGTTGCTTCTTTCAAGCCACCAAATCCTGGGGTTTAAGGTCCCCAGCATTGATTTTGAAATGCTGGATGAACTAGGATTTGAGGTCTCCATACCAG ATGAACCTGGCATTCAGCGAGTGTTCTACATGCTCCAAATAGACGACACTTGCCCGGCTTTAATGGACTATATCACGGAGGCCGTAAACGGAACCTGGGTTACCAAACAGAAAACGAGTCTCCAGAACAACGACAAACTGCAGATCTCATTGCTGGTGCAATACAACGAGGAGATCTTTGAAAAGAGTGAGACTATTGTGATCATCAACAAGCGGGTTCTGACCACCAGGGATGCCCAATCGCGAGCCATCACCTTTGCCTCGGGAGAGGGTGAGTGCCAGGCCTTGATACAAACAAAACAGCAAGCAAAGCGCTGCAAGCCCGCCCAAACAATCGTCAGTCATGGTCGCCGCACCTGCCAGGGTGAGCTCATCTTCGAGGACAACTTTTCGGAGGCTCAGCTGAACAGGTCCACCTGGAAGCATGATATTCG gcAGCGCATGTACCATGTGGAAGAGGAGCTGGTGGCCTTTGACGACGCTGCTCGGAACTCCTTTGTGAAGGAAGGCGAACTCCACATCGTTCCCATCGTGGCCAGTGAGGTATCCGATGGCAGTTTCAAGCTCGGAGACCGCTGCACGGCCATCGAAAGTCCGGATCAGGAGTGCAATATTGCCCAAGGCAGTTTCTACAGCATTAAGCCCCCAGTCTTCTCTGCTCAAATTCACACCCGAAATTCATTCAGTTTTAAGTTCGGCAAGATCGTGGTGAGAGCTAAGTTGCCCAAGGGAGATTGGCTTTTTCCCT ACTTGATGCTTCAACCGGTTTCCACTTACGCGGAGACTCACTATGCCAAACAATTGC GAATTGCTTACGCCCGGGGTAACGCAAATTTGCGCACCAAACAAGGAGATGATATCTCAGGTAACCATCTTTATGGTGGTAGTGTGGTTTGGCATCATGGTAACCCCGTTCAGTTCCTAAAAGATCGGCTGAGCACGACCCACTATGGCGATGATTTCCACAACTATACCATGATCTGGCAAAGGGACAAGATAACGTTGATGGTAGATGAGGAAGTCTACGGAGAGCTGTACGATGGATTGCCATTCTTCAACGAGAAGTGCTTTATCATTTTCGGAGTAACAGTAGGAGGGTTCCTCAATTTTGATGACAGTGTATTAGCCAAGGATGTGAAGCCCTATAAGAACAGAGAACCGCGGGCTGCACTCTCTTTTTGGCAACATCGCGATGCTTGGGCCCCCACTTGGGGCAGGCAAAGCGCCATGATCATTGACTATGTGCGGGTCTATGCGgaataa
- the LOC119554922 gene encoding charged multivesicular body protein 1b, producing MSTSSMEKHLFNLKFAVKELERNSKKCEKEEKLEKVKAKKAIQKGNMDVARIHAENAIRQKNQAVNYLRMSARVDAVASRVQSALTTRKVTGSMAGVVKAMDAAMKGMNLEKISSLMEKFESQFEDLDVQSSVMEGTMSDTVTTSVPQGDVDNLLQQVADEAGLELNMELPSGVQSQSVGASTAVSQEQDELTQRLARLRQAE from the exons ATGTCTACGAGTTCAATGGAAA AACACCTTTTCAATCTAAAGTTTGCCGTAAAGGAGCTGGAGCGGAACTCCAAGAAATGTGAGAAGGAGGAGAAGCTGGAGAAGGTCAAGGCCAAgaaggccattcaaaagggcAACATGGACGTGGCCCGCATCCACGCAGAGAACGCGATTCGCCAGAAGAACCAGGCGGTCAACTATCTCCGGATGAGTGCCCGCGTGGACGCGGTGGCCAGCAGGGTCCAGTCCGCCCTCACCACCCGCAAGGTCACCGGCTCCATGGCCGGCGTGGTCAAGGCCATGGATGCAGCGATGAAGGGCATGAACCTGGAGAAGATCTCCTCGCTGATGGAAAAGTTTGAGTCGCAGTTCGAGGACCTGGACGTCCAGAGCTCCGTGATGGAGGGCACCATGTCCGACACGGTGACCACCTCGGTGCCCCAGGGCGATGTCGACAATCTGCTCCAGCAAGTGGCCGACGAGGCTGGCCTCGAGCTCAACATGGAGCTGCCCAGTGGAGTCCAGAGTCAGTCCGTCGGTGCCTCCACGGCCGTGTCCCAGGAGCAGGACGAGCTTACCCAGCGACTGGCACGCCTCCGCCAGGCCGAATAG
- the LOC119552562 gene encoding myoneurin-like, translating into MDHQLCLSWSQHQSTLIGVFENLLGNESLSDCTLAAEGKYLKAHKLVLSAFSPYFATLLKEQYDKHPIFMLKDIKYQQLHAIMLYMYRGEVHIPQSQLADLLKAAESLQIKGLQQEDHQKEYSPSKRKDISGSEEGMSLRPRKVSRLSKNDASKRSTSIENIELPSQDTLNYSIDSKPEFDEFENTWTMSEPMTIQQDEDQEDEENQSEFADVDPFMDIPENSTALVEEIKKLRKDIKDLKKIVTANNPKILEGVSKIPNILVEVSKLGEAPITKSRFPIASFDALDNFEAEMESSPSKYIPIFKALLLPGGISKNLKRVVSDKLLFQMNYAGIKDRKGFAVYTHLLNALFEAVKEDHYTWNDFKKDCRKSIYRIKNKVYKNNHFARKKIQSEFTDDTETY; encoded by the exons ATGGATCATCAACTCTGCCTGAGTTGGAGCCAACACCAGTCCACGTTGATCGGGGTGTTTGAGAACCTGCTGGGCAACGAATCCCTGTCCGATTGCACACTCGCCGCCGAGGGAAAATATCTGAAGGCCCACAAGCTGGTGCTGTCGGCCTTCAGTCCCTACTTTGCG ACCCTACTGAAGGAACAGTACGACAAACACCCAATCTTTATGCTGAAGGATATCAAGTACCAGCAACTGCATGCCATAATGCTCTATATGTATCGCGGGGAGGTGCATATTCCGCAGAGCCAGCTGGCCGACCTTCTCAAAGCCGCCGAATCGCTCCAGATCAAAGGTCTCCAGCAGGAGGATCACCAAAAAGAATACTCTCCAAGCAAGCGGAAGGATATATCCGGCAGTGAGGAGGGCATGTCACTTCGCCCTCGTAAAGTTAGTCGTCTCTCGAAGAACG ACGCCTCCAAACGTTCAACCTCCATAGAAAATATAGAACTTCCAAGCCAAGATACCTTGAACTACTCGATAGATTCCAAGCCTGAGTTCGACGAGTTTGAAAATACTTGGACTATGAGCGAGCCGATGACAATCCAGCAGGATGAAGATCAGGAAGATGAAGAAAATCAAAGCGAATTCGCAGATGTAGATCCATTTATGGATATACCAGAAAATTCCACAGCTTTGGTTgaggaaataaaaaaacttaGAAAGGATATTAAAGATCTGAAAAAAATTGTGACAGCTAACAACCCAAAGATTTTGGAGGGGGTCTCAAAGATCCCAAATATTTTGGTGGAAGTCTCAAAGTTGGGTGAAGCGCCTATCACGAAAAGTCGTTTTCCTATTGCATCATTTGATGCTTTAGACAACTTTGAAGCGGAAATGGAAAGTAGTCCAAGCAAATATATTCCAATCTTCAAGGCATTGCTGCTCCCTGGCGGAATTTCAAAGAACCTGAAAAGAGTAGTTTCCGACAAATTGCTTTTCCAAATGAATTATGCTGGAATAAAGGATAGAAAAGGCTTTGCAGTATATACACACTTGCTTAACGCCCTTTTCGAAGCTGTAAAAGAGGATCACTATACATGGaatgattttaaaaaggaCTGCCGAAAATCGATTTATAGAATTAAAAATAAGGTATATAAGAATAACCATTTTGCCAGAAAGAAGATTCAATCTGAGTTCACCGACGACACTGAAAcgtattaa
- the LOC119554923 gene encoding TCF3 fusion partner homolog, which translates to MLLNKKNLMYKQLVEKLYDKCQKIQAENERCVMRVNGIKKIVRRRNLDVEILKRRLDKHGDDWRSVPMVVPHPKGKTEQKRRGPKPKNKQAADGTGAPGSEPGSNPPVSRKPRKQKAKPPPTTFNTIVPPPHPQPQLGT; encoded by the exons ATGCTGCTAAATAAAAAGAACCTCATGTACAAACAGCTAGTGGAAAAGCTGTACGACAAGTGTCAAAAGATACAGGCGGAAAATGAGCGCTGTGTGATGAG GGTAAACGGAATCAAAAAGATAGTGAGAAGGCGGAATCTCGATGTGGAAATACTGAAAAGGCGACTGGACAAGCACGGCGACGACTGGCGCTCAGTTCCCATGGTGGTGCCGCATCCCAAGGGAAAAACCGAGCAGAAACGCCGGGGACCCAAACCCAAAAACAAACAGGCGGCAGATGGAACGGGAGCTCCCGGATCCGAACCTGGATCCAATCCTCCAGTATCTCGAAAACCACGAAAGCAAAAAGCCAAACCGCCACCGACAACCTTCAATACCATAGTCCCGCCTCCACATCCACAACCTCAACTGGGAACCTGA